In Rutidosis leptorrhynchoides isolate AG116_Rl617_1_P2 chromosome 2, CSIRO_AGI_Rlap_v1, whole genome shotgun sequence, one genomic interval encodes:
- the LOC139891140 gene encoding G-type lectin S-receptor-like serine/threonine-protein kinase At4g27290, producing the protein MKKKEKFNKFWFCIIVVLCAITTCTTAVDTISANQTIRDGETIVSLQETFELGFFSPANSTKRYVGIWYKRISYKTIMWVANRDTPLMNTSGELFLTPQGILEIRNGTGDVIWSSMNSSTSVSKPVGQLLDSGNLVITDGGSGNLIWQSFNYPTDTFVPGMKFGKDLVTGFERHFTSWKDENDPSSGEFTVWINVQGYPQLIVRDGDIIRYRAGPWNGERFSGEPSLRPNSIYRFGFVLDQREMYYQFDLSDNSVITRVIIRPTGNFERLLWIDSRQEWLLYLTPQTDNCDRYALCGSFASCNINNSPNCGCLQGFEPTSPDQWKVADWSQGCKRSTPLDCGPDEGFRRYSSIKLPDTQQSRFNQSLNLDECERVCKANCSCSAYATQNVTNGGSGCLLWFGDLIDIKTFSESGQDLYIRMPASELAKGKGSNRKMVKIIVPSISVVLVILLSICLFYRFKKRKAMQGGTLEEDDGDDDGNEYSKDDLELPLIDFSILRKATDNFSENNKLGEGGFGPVYKGVFEKGQEVAVKRLSKTSTQGLSEFKNEVITISKLQHRNLVRLLGCCIKGAEKMLVYEYMSNKGLDSFIFDENKSKELDWPTRFRIIKGIARGLLYLHQDSRLTIIHRDLKVSNILLDHDMIPKISDFGISRTFEGNQTEANTNRVVGTYGYMAPEYAGDGIFSMKSDVFSFGVLVLEIISGKRNRGFFHTEHNNNLIGHAWGLHKEGKSRELVAESLLKSMNESEVLRSIHVALLCVQQRSEDRPTMASAVLMFGSEGALLPPKQPGFFHEKATTDNSGSTSSTHEINSTNELTITMLNAR; encoded by the exons ATGAAGAAAAAAGAAAAGTTCAACAAGTTTTGGTTTTGTATTATTGTTGTACTTTGTGCAATAACTACTTGTACCACTGCAGTTGACACCATCTCAGCAAATCAAACCATTAGAGATGGTGAAACAATTGTTTCATTACAAGAAACATTTGAGCTTGGTTTCTTTAGCCCAGCGAATTCAACGAAACGTTACGTTGGGATCTGGTACAAAAGAATTTCATACAAAACAATCATGTGGGTAGCCAATAGGGACACACCCCTCATGAACACATCAGGGGAGCTGTTTCTAACTCCACAAGGAATCCTCGAAATCCGTAACGGTACGGGTGATGTCATCTGGTCGTCGATGAATTCTTCAACGTCGGTTAGTAAACCAGTTGGTCAACTTTTAGATTCTGGTAATTTAGTTATAACAGACGGTGGATCAGGGAATTTGATATGGCAAAGTTTTAATTACCCGACGGATACGTTTGTGCCCGGGATGAAATTCGGTAAGGATTTGGTTACGGGGTTCGAACGCCATTTTACGTCGTGGAAAGACGAAAATGATCCGAGTTCAGGTGAGTTCACTGTGTGGATTAATGTTCAAGGGTACCCACAGTTGATTGTAAGAGATGGGGACATTATTAGATACCGTGCGGGCCCATGGAACGGGGAGCGGTTTAGCGGGGAGCCCAGTTTGAGGCCCAACTCGATTTATCGATTTGGGTTTGTTTTAGATCAAAGAGAAATGTATTACCAATTTGATCTTTCGGATAATTCGGTGATAACAAGAGTGATTATTAGACCAACTGGTAACTTTGAAAGATTGTTATGGATTGATAGTAGACAAGAGTGGTTACTTTACTTGACTCCACAGACCGATAATTGTGACCGCTATGCGTTATGTGGCTCGTTTGCTAGTTGTAATATCAACAACTCGCCAAATTGTGGGTGTTTGCAAGGGTTTGAGCCGACTTCGCCTGATCAATGGAAGGTAGCGGATTGGTCACAAGGGTGTAAGCGGTCAACGCCGTTGGATTGTGGGCCCGATGAAGGGTTTAGGAGGTATTCGAGCATAAAGTTGCCTGACACACAACAGTCACGgtttaaccaaagtttgaatcttGATGAATGTGAGAGGGTTTGTAAGGCTAACTGTTCATGTTCGGCCTACGCGACTCAAAATGTTACTAATGGTGGAAGTGGATGCTTATTATGGTTTGGGGACTTGATCGACATTAAGACGTTTTCAGAAAGCGGGCAGGATCTTTATATACGAATGCCCGCATCAGAATTAG CAAAAGGTAAAGGCTCGAATCGAAAGATGGTAAAGATCATTGTACCATCAATATCGGTAGTATTGGTCATACTCCTTTCTATTTGTCTGTTTTATCGATTTAAGAAGAGAAAGGCAATGCAAGGAG GGACATTAGAAGAAGACGATGGAGATGATGATGGTAATGAATATTCCAAAGATGACTTAGAATTGCCACTGATAGACTTTTCGATTCTACGTAAAGCCACGGATAATTTTTCCGAAAACAATAAGCTTGGAGAGGGTGGTTTTGGACCTGTTTATAAG GGAGTGTTCGAAAAGGGGCAAGAAGTAGCGGTGAAGCGGCTATCAAAAACGTCGACTCAAGGTCTCAGCGAATTCAAAAATGAAGTCATCACTATTTCCAAATTGCAGCATCGAAATCTTGTAAGGCTTTTAGGCTGCTGCATTAAAGGGGCAGAAAAAATGTTAGTCTACGAATACATGTCAAACAAAGGACTTGACTCGTTTATATTTG ATGAAAATAAAAGTAAAGAACTCGACTGGCCTACGCGTTTTCGCATTATTAAAGGGATTGCTAGGGGACTTCTTTATCTTCATCAAGATTCGAGACTAACAATTATCCATCGAGACCTAAAAGTCAGCAACATTTTGCTTGACCATGATATGATCCCGAAAATATCAGATTTTGGCATATCTCGAACCTTTGAAGGAAATCAGACGGAAGCAAACACAAACAGAGTGGTTGGAACATA TGGGTACATGGCACCCGAGTATGCAGGAGATGGCATTTTTTCAATGAAATCGGATGTATTTAGCTTCGGTGTTTTAGTGTTGGAGATTATAAGTGGCAAGAGAAACCGAGGTTTCTTCCATACAGAACACAACAATAACCTTATCGGACAT GCATGGGGGCTTCATAAAGAAGGCAAATCAAGGGAACTGGTTGCAGAATCATTACTAAAATCGATGAATGAATCAGAAGTATTACGGTCAATCCATGTGGCTTTATTGTGTGTTCAACAACGTTCAGAAGACAGGCCAACAATGGCTTCTGCGGTTCTAATGTTTGGGAGTGAGGGTGCATTGCTGCCACCTAAGCAACCAGGCTTCTTTCATGAAAAAGCTACAACAGATAACAGTGGTTCCACTTCAAGTACGCATGAGATAAATTCAACAAATGAACTTACGATTACAATGTTAAATGCTAGATAG
- the LOC139891141 gene encoding uncharacterized protein: MKDEEVSRCQIQEWYPRFKSTSIKTVIHELPESFVDYLLDDSGPFLLPLSISNNDPLPNRIHKPEEEEDYTISEQSDNESEQTSTPPPPPSFPDLESEINKSIETLGGAIFPKLNWSSPKDSAWISPNGLLKCTSFSEIVLLLKSSDSLIHDLCHAYDSCTDCNMTRPARFFLALRKWYPSLNPAMEFRCFVRNSILVGISQREVTGFYPILVENKDNLETVIKNFYVNNVCTKFESESYTFDVYVKKDEIVKLLDFNPWCAFTLPLMFTWEELESEQRSTELEFRIVESQLGVRPGLKTAVPYDYLDTSEGSGWDQFLRNADEELRRQTRSSGA, from the coding sequence ATGAAGGACGAAGAAGTTAGTAGATGTCAAATTCAAGAATGGTATCCACGGTTCAAATCCACATCCATAAAAACTGTGATTCACGAGCTTCCAGAATCCTTCGTTGATTATCTTCTAGATGATTCCGGCCCATTCCTCCTTCCACTTTCCATCTCCAACAATGATCCATTACCCAACAGAATCCAcaaaccagaagaagaagaagactacACTATATCAGAACAATCTGATAATGAATCAGAACAAActtcaacaccaccaccaccaccttcttTTCCAGATCTCGAATCTGAAATCAATAAATCAATCGAAACCCTAGGTGGTGCTATCTTTCCTAAACTCAACTGGAGCTCCCCTAAAGACTCAGCTTGGATCAGCCCGAATGGGTTACTCAAATGCACCTCATTCAGTGAAATTGTACTGTTACTCAAATCTTCTGACTCTTTAATTCATGATCTTTGTCATGCTTATGATTCGTGCACTGACTGCAACATGACACGGCCCGCTCGTTTCTTTCTCGCCCTTCGAAAATGGTACCCGTCTCTAAACCCTGCAATGGAATTTCGTTGCTTTGTACGTAACAGTATTTTAGTTGGAATCTCCCAACGAGAAGTCACAGGATTTTACCCAATACTGGTCGAGAATAAGGACAACCTCGAAACGGTAATCAAGAACTTTTATGTTAACAATGTGTGTACGAAATTTGAGTCAGAAAGTTACACATTTGATGTTTATGTGAAGAAGGATGAGATTGTTAAGCTTTTGGATTTTAATCCATGGTGTGCTTTTACATTACCTTTGATGTTTACTTGGGAGGAATTGGAATCTGAGCAGCGGAGTACGGAATTGGAGTTTAGAATTGTGGAGAGCCAATTGGGAGTTAGGCCAGGTTTGAAAACTGCAGTGCCGTACGATTATTTGGATACAAGTGAAGGAAGTGGTTGGGATCAGTTTTTGAGGAACGCGGATGAGGAGTTGAGACGACAAACCAGGTCATCTGGTGCTTAG